From the genome of Tepidamorphus gemmatus, one region includes:
- a CDS encoding phage terminase large subunit family protein, with amino-acid sequence MEILRTWSAGLTPDPDLTVSQWADKHRMLSGRASAEPGRYRTARTPYMREIMDRLSPSDPTQRIVFMKAAQVGATEAGNNWIGFAIHQAPGPMLAVQPTVELAKRNSRQRIDPLIDESPELRERVKPARSRDAGNTMLSKEFAGGILIMTGANSAVGLRSTPARYIFLDEVDAYPASADEEGDPVTLAEARSLTFAHRRKVFLVSTPTIRGLSRIEREFEASDQRRYFVPCPHCDAMQWLKFDRLRWQKGRPETAEYHCEGCERTIAEHHKTQMLERGEWRATTTAADPTTVGYHLSALYSPVGWLSWQRIARAHEAARGSDEAMRAFRNTFLGETWMETGEAPDWQRLADRREAWAPGTVPQRGLFLTAGADVQKDRIEVDVWAWGRGLESWLVDHLVLEGGPGDPACWQRLTDLLGRTWAHASGQPMALARLAIDTGYETSAVYAWSRQVGFAQVAPVKGLEGFNRSSPVTGPTYVDATVAGKRLRRGARLWTVATSTFKAETYRFLRQGEAEPSPRWGDASPPNADAPKCPPGTIHLPDWADGEWLKQLTAEQLVTVRTKRGFARLEWQKLRERNEALDTRVYARAAAWIAGADRWPEARWADLEAQLGVKRQDGPEAGAATAPSVPTRPMPRRRTVRSSYMR; translated from the coding sequence CGCACGCCCTACATGCGTGAGATCATGGACCGGCTGTCGCCGAGCGATCCGACCCAGCGGATCGTGTTCATGAAGGCCGCGCAGGTCGGCGCGACCGAGGCCGGCAACAACTGGATCGGGTTCGCCATCCACCAGGCGCCGGGGCCGATGCTGGCCGTCCAGCCGACGGTGGAACTGGCCAAACGCAACTCGCGGCAGCGGATCGATCCGCTGATCGACGAGAGCCCCGAGTTGCGGGAGCGGGTGAAGCCTGCGCGATCCCGCGATGCGGGCAACACGATGCTGTCGAAGGAGTTTGCCGGCGGCATCTTGATCATGACGGGCGCGAACTCGGCGGTCGGACTGCGGTCGACTCCGGCTCGGTACATCTTCCTCGACGAGGTCGACGCCTATCCGGCCTCGGCCGACGAGGAGGGCGATCCGGTGACGCTGGCGGAGGCGCGGTCGCTGACCTTCGCCCACCGGCGCAAGGTGTTCCTGGTCTCGACGCCGACCATCCGGGGCTTGAGCCGGATCGAGCGGGAGTTCGAGGCCTCCGATCAGCGGCGGTACTTCGTGCCGTGCCCACATTGCGACGCGATGCAGTGGCTGAAGTTCGACCGGCTGCGCTGGCAGAAGGGCCGCCCGGAGACGGCGGAATATCACTGCGAGGGCTGCGAGCGGACCATCGCAGAGCACCACAAGACGCAGATGCTCGAGCGCGGCGAGTGGCGCGCGACCACGACGGCCGCCGATCCGACCACGGTCGGCTACCACCTCTCGGCGCTCTATTCGCCGGTCGGGTGGCTCAGCTGGCAGCGGATCGCGCGGGCGCATGAGGCGGCACGGGGCAGCGACGAGGCGATGCGGGCGTTCCGGAACACCTTCCTCGGCGAGACCTGGATGGAGACCGGCGAGGCGCCCGACTGGCAGAGGCTGGCGGACCGGCGCGAGGCATGGGCTCCAGGCACGGTGCCGCAGCGAGGGCTCTTCCTGACCGCGGGCGCCGACGTTCAGAAGGACCGGATCGAGGTCGACGTCTGGGCCTGGGGCCGGGGTCTGGAAAGCTGGCTCGTCGACCACCTCGTGCTCGAGGGCGGGCCCGGCGATCCGGCCTGCTGGCAGCGCCTGACGGACCTGCTCGGGCGGACATGGGCGCATGCCTCCGGACAGCCAATGGCGCTGGCCCGGCTCGCAATCGACACGGGCTACGAGACCAGCGCGGTCTATGCCTGGTCGCGCCAGGTGGGCTTTGCGCAGGTGGCGCCGGTGAAGGGGCTCGAAGGCTTCAACCGGTCGAGTCCGGTGACCGGGCCGACCTATGTCGACGCCACCGTCGCGGGCAAGCGTCTGCGGCGCGGGGCCCGGCTCTGGACCGTGGCCACCTCGACCTTCAAGGCCGAGACCTATCGCTTCCTGCGGCAGGGTGAGGCGGAACCGTCGCCCCGGTGGGGCGACGCAAGTCCGCCGAACGCCGACGCACCGAAGTGCCCGCCCGGCACGATCCACCTGCCGGACTGGGCGGACGGCGAATGGCTCAAGCAGCTGACGGCCGAGCAGCTGGTGACGGTGCGCACGAAACGCGGCTTCGCACGGCTCGAATGGCAGAAGCTCCGCGAGCGCAACGAGGCCTTGGATACTCGGGTCTATGCCCGCGCGGCGGCGTGGATCGCGGGCGCCGATCGCTGGCCAGAAGCACGCTGGGCCGATCTGGAAGCGCAACTCGGGGTGAAGAGGCAGGACGGGCCCGAGGCCGGTGCGGCAACGGCGCCATCCGTCCCGACACGACCAATGCCGCGCCGGCGCACGGTGCGCTCGAGCTACATGAGGTGA